The following proteins are encoded in a genomic region of Toxotes jaculatrix isolate fToxJac2 chromosome 3, fToxJac2.pri, whole genome shotgun sequence:
- the shisa4 gene encoding protein shisa-4, whose amino-acid sequence MGMVFPTGNMSLAAVTLALLAIVLCTSHVSGNEDCLWYVDKNGTWHNGFDCPLITFCCGNCHRRYCCLDAFKMITEREQKRCMLFQFSPTTLAGIASSILLFVAIIATMVCCFMCSCCYLYQRRQQRGRTPYDAQQIPMASYPVEPMYDAYGKPLGPSEYAHAGYPMAPQYPGMPPQYPMMQPGPYPPHPIDPAYSQAPPPYSPPQYPGH is encoded by the exons ATGGGGATGGTCTTTCCAACGGGCAACATGTCCCTCGCCGCGGTGACTTTGGCGCTGCTCGCCATCGTCCTCTGCACTTCTCATG TCAGTGGGAACGAGGACTGTCTGTGGTACGTGGATAAAAACGGCACCTGGCACAACGGCTTTGACTGCCCGCTCATCACGTTCTGCTGTGGAAACTGCCACCGGCGCTACTGCTGCCTGGATGCCTTCAAGATGAtcacagagagggagcagaAACGCTGCATGCTCTTCCAGTTCAG CCCCACCACTTTAGCCGGCATtgcctcctccatcctcctgttTGTGGCCATCATTGCCACCATGGTGTGCTGCTTCATGTGCTCGTGCTGTTACCTCTACCAGAGACGGCAGCAGAGGGGCAGGACACCTTATGATG CCCAGCAGATCCCCATGGCCAGCTACCCAGTGGAGCCCATGTACGATGCTTATGGAAAACCACTGGGACCCTCTGAGTATGCACATGCAGGTTATCCAATGGCGCCCCAGTACCCTGGCATGCCCCCACAGTATCCCATGATGCAGCCTGGACCGTATCCACCACACCCAATTGATCCTGCATACAGCCAGG ccccCCCACCTTACTCTCCACCTCAGTATCCTGGCCACTGA
- the lmod1b gene encoding leiomodin-1, translated as MSRRKVRGLTRTGRQVSEDPDLDNLLSTLSPEEMEELEKDMMKVPDLNPEDGKIIVQGESQAAQPPTNNNVRDAKLDSRRETDTKGRLSQREQSFEGELKKESRKQEYLRKMGLSQEGNDDIKVGLQRQASVSSDRDAKVDDRSSKGRESSKEERSRLSSRYRKQDSKDSEEASEKEKCEDNRLRDRRENRESTGSKTKDMISKLQEKKEDSREKERREDCRRRDDSKTKDIISKLREKSEKDVAKEKERKSESIRTQGLVSKMVEKQSKTQESQENKSEEKKPKAEEKKAEGKNKPDVKLERQPSEKGEVQAKHDNAEKRTDREELVNHSDHVKEKEKRISTEKKVEEKKEKGDSKVKNADKSEKLGNCVAKNTPNSKAKQEEEEDEESSMFDELMEQVRNNDPSLTELNVNNSEVIKTKTLIAFAEALHNNTHVKTFALANCRADDHVAYAIAGTIRSNKTITSINLDSNHLTGKGILSLIQALQHNSTLTELRFQNQRHICGGKTEMEMIKILKENTTLLKLGYHFELAGPRMTTTNILSRNMDRQRQKRLQEQKQAQANGEKKGTLEVPKTGGGGSLRGSPRASPKPSPIPSPMPSPKLTPKRGAGGAAPPPPPPPPGGGPPPPPPPMLDEYSLKNSLTPGGSKNSRDQLLASIRGSNIKQLKKVPVPKWLQ; from the exons ATGTCCAGGAGAAAGGTGAGAGGCCTGACCCGTACGGGCCGCCAGGTCAGTGAGGACCCAGACCTGGACAACCTGCTGTCCACCCTCTCCCCTGAGGAGATGGAAGAGCTGGAGAAGGACATGATGAAAGTGCCTGACCTCAACCCAGAGGATGGGAAGATCATCGTCCAAGGGGAGAGCCAAGCTGCGCAGCCACCTACGAACAACAACGTCCGGGATGCTAAACTGGACAGCCGACGGGAGACTGACACTAAAGGGAGGCTCAGCCAGAGAGAACAGTCATTTGAG GGTGAGCTGAAGAAGGAGAGCCGGAAGCAAGAATATCTGAGGAAGATGGGCCTGAGCCAGGAGGGGAACGACGACATCAAAGTAGGGTTACAAAGACAAGCCAGTGTCTCAAGCGACAGAGATGCTAAGGTGGACGACAGAAGCAGCAAAGGTCGTGAAAGTTCAAAAGAGGAGCGGAGTCGGCTTTCAAGTAGATACAGGAAGCAAGATAGCAAAGACAGTGAGGAGGCtagtgagaaagagaaatgtgaaGACAACAGGctaagagacagaagagaaaacagagagagcacaGGTAGCAAAACAAAGGATATGATCTCCAAGTTacaggagaagaaggaagacagcagagagaaggagaggagagaggactgcaGGAGAAGAGATGACAGCAAAACCAAAGATATTATCTCAAAGCTcagagaaaaaagtgaaaaggatGTGGCcaaggaaaaggagagaaaatcagAGAGCATCAGGACACAAGGGCTTGTCTCTAAGATGGTGGAGAAGCAGAGCAAGACACAAGAAAGCCAGGAGAATAAATCAGAAGAAAAGAAGCCaaaggcagaggagaaaaaggctGAAGGTAAAAACAAACCTGATGTCAAACTTGAGCGACAACCGTCAGAGAAGGGTGAGGTGCAGGCAAAACATGACAACGcagaaaaaagaacagatagAGAAGAGCTGGTCAACCACAGCGACCATgtgaaggaaaaggagaagaggattAGCACAGAGAAGAAAgtagaggagaaaaaggaaaaaggtgaTAGTAAAGTTAAAAATGCTGACAAAAGTGAGAAACTTGGCAACTGTGTTGCCAAGAACACCCCAAATAGCAAggcaaaacaggaagaggaagaggacgaaGAGTCAAGCATGTTTGATGAGCTGATGGAGCAGGTTCGAAACAACGACCCCTCCCTCACTGAGCTCAATGTCAACAACTCAGAGGTCATCAAGACCAAAACACTCATCGCTTTTGCAGAGGCTTTGCACAACAACACCCACgttaaaacatttgctttggCTAACTGCCGAGCAGACGACCATGTGGCCTATGCCATCGCTGGCACAATACGCAGCAACAAGACTATAACCAGCATCAACCTTGACTCCAACCATCTCACTGGCAAGGGCATCTTGTCTCTTATCCAGGCGCTGCAACACAACTCCACACTGACTGAGCTTCGCTTTCAAAACCAGCGTCACATCTGCGGTGGGAAGACTGAGATGGAGATGATCAAGATtctgaaagaaaacaccacCCTGCTCAAACTGGGCTACCACTTTGAGTTAGCTGGGCCCAGAATGACCACAACAAACATACTGAGTCGCAACATGGACCGGCAGAGACAGAAGCGCCTGCAGGAGCAGAAGCAGGCCCAGGCCAACGGGGAGAAGAAGGGGACACTGGAGGTACCCAAGACTGGAGGTGGCGGATCTCTGAGAGGCTCACCCAGAGCGTCCCCCAAACCTTCTCCCATTCCTTCACCTATGCCTTCACCAAAGCTCACACCTAaaagaggagctggaggtgcagctccaccaccacctccacctcctcctgggGGTggacctccacctcctccacctcctatGCTGGACGAATACTCCCTGAAGAACTCTCTGACTCCAGGCGGTAGTAAGAACTCAAGGGACCAACTGCTTGCCTCGATCAGAGGAAGCAACATTAAACAACTCAAGAAG GTGCCGGTGCCAAAGTGGTTGCAGTAA
- the timm17a gene encoding mitochondrial import inner membrane translocase subunit Tim17-A: protein MEEYAREPCPWRIVDDCGGAFTMGAIGGGIFQAVKGFRNAPSGMSHRMRGSLTAIKTRAPQLGGSFAVWGGLFSMIDCGLVKVRGKEDPWNSITSGAMTGAILAARNGPVAMVGSAAMGGILLALIEGAGILLTRFASSQFPTGPQFAEEPAPAPMPTPSFGDYRQYQ from the exons ATGGAGGAATATGCTCGAGAGCCATG CCCCTGGAGGATTGTGGACGACTGTGGAGGAGCCTTCACAATGGGAGCTATTGGAGGAGGAATATTCCAGGCAGTAAAAGGCTTCAGAAATGCGCCCTCA GGGATGAGCCACAGAATGAGAGGTAGTTTGACTGCCATCAAGACCAGAGCCCCACAGCTTGGAG GTAGCTTTGCAGTTTGGGGAGGCCTCTTCTCCATGATCGACTGTGGTTTAGTAAAAGTGCGAGGGAAGGAAGATCCCTGGAACTCAATAACGAGTGGGGCCATGACAGGAGCTATCCTCGCTGCAAGAA ATGGACCAGTAGCCATGGTAGGATCTGCAGCCATGGGAGGTATTCTGCTGGCGTTGATAGAAGGCGCTGGAATCTTGCTCACTAGGTTTGCCTCTTCACAGTTCCCAACCG ggCCCCAGTTTGCAGAGGAACCTGCCCCCGCTCCCATGCCCACCCCTTCCTTTGGAGACTACCGACAGTATCAGTGA
- the LOC121178831 gene encoding ras-related protein Rap-1A-like has translation MREYKLVVLGSGGVGKSALTVQFVQGIFVEKYDPTIEDSYRKQVEVDGQQCMLEILDTAGTEQFTAMRDLYMKNGQGFALVYSITAQSTFNDLQDLREQILRVKDTEDVPMILVGNKCDLEDERVVGKEQGQNLARQWNHCAFLESSAKSKINVLDIFYDLVRQINRKTPVEKKKAKKKSNCVLL, from the exons ATGCGTGAATACAAGCTAGTGGTGTTAGGCTCTGGAGGTGTGGGCAAGTCCGCTCTG ACAGTTCAGTTTGTACAGGGAATCTTTGTGGAAAAATATGACCCTACAATAGAAGACTCGTACAGAAAG cAAGTGGAGGTCGACGGGCAGCAATGTATGCTTGAAATTCTCGACACAGCAGGCACA GAGCAGTTCACAGCGATGAGGGACTTGTACATGAAGAACGGCCAAGGCTTCGCCCTGGTATACTCCATCACAGCACAGTCCACCTTCAACGACCTCCAGGACCTGAGAGAACAGATTCTACGAGTAAAGGACACAGAGGAT GTGCCGATGATCCTGGTGGGGAACAAGTGCGACTTGGAGGATGAACGTGTTGTGGGGAAGGAGCAGGGCCAGAACTTGGCCAGACAGTGGAACCACTGTGCCTTTTTAGAGTCCTCTGCTAAGTCAAAGATCAATGTCCTCGAT ATCTTCTATGACCTGGTCAGACAGATAAATAGGAAAACGCCAGTGGAAAAGAAGAAGGCAAAAAAGAAATCCAACTGTGTCCTGCTTTAA